The following coding sequences are from one Dehalococcoidia bacterium window:
- a CDS encoding host specificity protein yields the protein MRTNTTKAKLNDGGVVFGAIITRYAPDMVEIFGALGYDFVMIDCEHGPADLDQVEHMVRAAESFGITPIARIPDHSESTILRYLDRGLQGIIVPHVNTGEQAAAIARAARYYPDGYRGMGGGRAQDYGIGVTRDEAIAWVNSQVLVIPMVEDVEAVANLDDILQVSGADVVHVAASDLGQSMGNPDVSEVRKVMSEVIPRIRAGGKFAGVGGNNPADTAGVVEFINRGANFVTVSGWGLLRIGAEGFLKGVNAAL from the coding sequence ATGCGCACAAACACCACCAAGGCCAAACTCAACGACGGCGGAGTCGTCTTCGGGGCCATCATCACCCGCTACGCTCCCGACATGGTCGAGATCTTCGGCGCCCTCGGCTACGACTTCGTGATGATCGACTGCGAACACGGCCCAGCAGACCTCGACCAGGTCGAGCACATGGTGCGCGCCGCAGAGTCTTTCGGCATCACACCAATCGCGCGAATTCCCGACCACTCGGAATCCACCATCCTGCGGTACCTCGACCGTGGCCTGCAGGGGATTATCGTGCCACACGTGAATACCGGCGAGCAGGCCGCTGCCATAGCTCGGGCTGCGCGCTACTATCCCGACGGCTACCGCGGAATGGGTGGCGGACGAGCCCAGGACTACGGCATCGGCGTGACCCGCGACGAGGCGATTGCCTGGGTGAACTCGCAGGTGCTGGTAATCCCGATGGTCGAGGACGTCGAAGCCGTCGCCAACCTCGACGACATCCTCCAGGTCTCCGGGGCCGACGTGGTCCACGTCGCGGCCTCCGATCTCGGCCAGAGCATGGGCAATCCCGACGTGTCCGAGGTCCGCAAAGTAATGAGCGAGGTCATTCCACGGATACGAGCCGGGGGCAAGTTCGCCGGCGTGGGCGGCAACAATCCTGCCGACACAGCCGGAGTCGTCGAGTTCATCAACCGGGGCGCGAACTTCGTGACCGTCTCAGGCTGGGGCCTGCTCCGCATCGGCGCCGAAGGTTTCCTGAAGGGCGTTAACGCCGCCCTGTAA